The genomic DNA CAATATTTGCCCCAGTTCATGGACTTAAAGGCAACTTTATGTCGCTCGAGACCTTTTTCGAAGATGAAGTTGATGATATTCCTATTTACTCGGTCTACGCCTCAAACTCACGGCCTAAGGACAAATGGCTACAAGGGCTTGATGCAGTAGTCGTCGATTTGCAAGGAATTGGCACGCGTTTTTATAATTATTGGGCATTCATGATCTATGTCATGGCGGCATGCTTTGAGAACAATATCGAAGTTATTATCTTAGATCGCCCAAATCCCCTAGGAGGTCACTATGTTGGCGGGGCACCTGTGGATCCCGAAAATACCTCGATCTGGGGCCCAATTCCAGGGATGCCACTGTTTCACGGTATGACCATCGGCGAGCTCGCACGCTATTGTAAAGAAATTCCTGAAGGAATTACTGCGCATCAACAGATCGTAACTGGAGTCATTCACTCAGGACTTTCAATCTCAGCAGAAACGCTTCGCAATGGGAAGCTAACAGTTATTCCAATGGAAGGATGGAAGCGCGACATGATCTGGGAAAATACGGGCCTCAAATGGGTTCAAACTTCTCCTAATATTCCGAATCTTCAGTCGGCTCACGAGTACGTCGTCACAGCACCTATGTTTCTTGTCACTTCAAGCTGTGAGTTCGATTGCTGCAATTTTCTTAGATCAGAGCCTGATTGGGAAAAGCGCCTTCCCTTTCACAAATTTTCGTCTCGCTACACCGTCCCACAAGAGATTGTCCAGTACGTTAACGAACTAACCAAGGATCGTTTCTCCTCAGGGTTTTCACTCAAAGTTGACCGAAAAAACCCCAACCTCGTTGAAATAAAAGTGACGAATATCCGTAAAACGATTCCAGGGTTTTTAGGATTCGCCATGGTCGCATTCGCGCAACGCCATACTAAATTCTACTTCTACAATGAGGATACCCTGCGTGTCTTTGGCGCACACATTGGTGACAATGAACTATTACAAAAGCTAGTACAGATGGAACGGATCCAAATTCAATATTTTGAGGAAAAGTGGAAAAAATCGACCGCTGCTTTTGTCGAAAAAACTAAACCCTTCTACCTCTATGAATAGTAATAGTCCAGTTCTAACAAAACTTGCCCTCTGTTCCCTGATCTCGATTACTATATACTCTCAGGGTTCGATAGCTTCAACAGCAAAGTTCACAGCAAAGGCGACGCTATCTCAAGTGAGAACGACAGCAGTTTCTCCCAATATCAATAAGACAGCCGTAATCGCCGCTAGAAAGAAAACGCTCTTCGGGATTGATGTTTTAGAGGAAGAAAAATTTTCTCGGATTCGCCGTAAAAACGTCGGTTTACTGACCAATACCTCCGGTATCGATCATCAGGGAAATTCGACGGCAATTGTTTTTGCAGAGAGCAAGGAGTTTATCCTCAAGGCGGTATTCTTTCCCGAGCACGATGGTATGCTTGCTCCTCAGACGCTTGCCCATCTCAGGGATAAAAAGATCCCAACCTATTGTACCCACAGTGATCAAACTGGTCGAAGAACTCCCGAAGAGGCATGGCTCAGGGGGCTCGACGTCATGGTAATTGATCTACAGGGCTTTGGCATGCGTTACTACACCTACTACGCATCCGCGCTCTACGTTATGTGTGCATGTTTCAATAATCGCATTCCCGTTCTTGTTCTCGATCGCCCTAATCCACTTGGGAATTACCTAGGCGGTCCTAGTATAGCAGATGCTTATGTCAGCTTTCTTGGGCCGATTTCAGGGATGCCGCTCTTTTATCCCTCAACCCTCGGAGAATTTTTGAATTTTATCCACAAGCGCGGTCAGACAATTAACATTCCCTGCAAAACCTGTGCAAAGCCAAACTGCCTCCACACGGTACACTGTGATGCCTCAACACTTAAAAAGGGCGATCTCAAAATCGTAGAGTGCAAAAATTACCATCGGAGCGATACGCTTTTAGATCTGGACCGCTATCAAAAAGATTCGTCGCTGTCGCTCTCACCAAGTATCCCCAATGTTGCATCAATTTTCGAATATGCGATCACCTCGCTTTCAACTCTCGTAAATCAGGATACTCTGGGCTGCCTTTACTTCCTCACCAATCCACAGGATCCAAAGCAGTCTTTCAAGTATGTCTATTCGCCATACCGCGATGCCAACAGTCTGTTAAGCGCGATCAAACGCTACCCAGATGCGCTCAAGGGGTGCCAGCTTGATGTTGTTACAATCAATGACCATGGGAAATCGAAAAATTGCATACATGTTGAGGTTACGGATTTCAAATCGACCGTTCCAGCCCTTCTGAGTCTTGTGCTCTTATCCGAAATACAAGAAATCGTCCCCGATCGCGATTGGAATGATTTCCTCAAAAGACAGGAATTACGTACACCGAAGAACATCGATGTTATCGCGGCAGCGAAAGCTCACAACCTCAAGAAACTTCCGCTAATGTATCAAAAGGAGTTACGCAAAGCCAAATGGGATCGGCTCTCTGACGATCCTAAGGTACAGCAGCAAAAAAAGGCGCTCTTTTGCAAGCACGCTGGTGACATGGAATTTGTCGCGAAATTTTTCAATGGCGAATCCATTGATGTCGACTATTTTCGTAAAAAGTGGGCAAGGGAGAGTGAAGCGTTCTTGAAAGAACTCCAAAAGTACGAGATCAAAGCCTATCACTAGCGCAGAGTTCCGCAAAAAAAGCTTGTCAATACGCAGTGGAAGTGAATAGTGCGGCTTCGTTGCCTGACTAGCTCAATTGGCAGAGCAGTTGACTCTTAATCAATTGGTTCGGGGTTCGAGTCCCCGGTCAGGTACCAGAAAGTGGGAGCGGGAGTCGATTTTTGTAGTGGTCCTGTTCCTTTTGAATTCCCGCATATTGCGCTTTCGTGGATGAATTTTTAAAAATTATTTATCAATTTTATATTTCTTTTCAAGATCAAGCAGGTGCTGTTTGATTTCTAGGCCGCTGGCATAGCCTACAAGCTTACCAGAGGCACCAATGACACGATGGCAGGGAATAATAATGGGTATCGGATTACGATGGGCCACCATACCAACGGCACGCGCTCCTCCAATGCAACCGACTTTTCGGGCAATTTCACCGTAGCTTTGCGTTGAGCCATAGGGAATGCCCTCCAATGCCTTCCAAACTCTTTGCTGAAATTTGGTTCCTTCCATTAACAAGGGCAAATCAAAATCTTTTAACTTCCCTTTGAAATAGGCATTGAGTTGACGTGCCACTTCCTGTAAAAGTTCTGTTTCACTGATTTGATAAGAAGATAAGTTGCTTGGCGACAAGATATTTGGAAAAACAATCGCTTTCAGCTGTTGATTTCTTTCGATTAACCCCAGTTCTCCAAACGGACTTGCATGAAAAGTTAAGAAATCACGCGCCATATTTGCAATGACAGACAAAATCGGCAATTTCTCAATTGATTTTTTACGTCAAACCTTTTTGCATTGAAAATGATGGATCCTCAAAAAATCGGAATTGCTCTCGTCGAGTGGTTTCGTGTGCATCATCGAACTATGCCGTGGCGAACGAATAGCACAATCTATCACCGTCTCGTGTCGGAGTTCATGCTGCAACAAACGCAAGTCGCGACGGTGATCCCCTACTTCAACCGATGGATCGAGAAATTTCCGACGCTCGAAGCGTTGGCGATGGCCCCAGAGAACGATGTTGTAAAAGCATGGGAAGGTCTTGGTTATTATGCTCGTGCCCGGAATTTACACAAAACAGCTCAAAATTTAGTCTCCCAGGATCGGAGTTTTTTAGGATCGTGGCCTCAAACGGTTTCAGAATGGGAAAAGCTACCAGGCGTTGGCCACTACACCGCCCGCGCCATTGCTTCGATTGCGCAAAATCAACCAATCGCCGTTATTGACGGCAATGTGATCCGTGTTCTCTGCCGTCTCAACGCCATTACGCAAACTTTTAACAGCAAGGATCAAGCACTACGATGTTTAGATCCATTGACCCAACGCTATTTGCCGTCCAATCAAAGCAGCACCTACAATGAGGCCATCATGGAACTCGGCGCTCTCATCTGTAAACCGGGCACACCGCTCTGTGGCGAATGTCCAATCGTAAATGTGTGCCTCGGATACCAAAACAACCTGGACTTACCCCATATCCCAAAATTCAAGAAATTAACTTATATTAAAAAACAGGTCGAGCGTATTATTTTGATTCAAAACGATGCGATCTTGCTGCACCGGGCTTCTTCAAAACGGCTACACAAAATCTACGAGCTCCCGGTACGTGACATCTTTCCAGTCGAATCTCTGAAAAAGATTTCCTTTAAACAGATTGGCCAGATCCGACGCTCCATCGCTAAGGAACACATCACGGAAATTATTTTTGAAGCACGTGATATCACCGATAACTACCTTCCAGAAAATACCACGTATATTCCACTAAACCAGATTCACGCCGTTACACTCTCCGGACCACATCGCAAGTGGCTGAACAACTACCTCAAAAGGAACCTTTAACA from Verrucomicrobiota bacterium includes the following:
- a CDS encoding DUF1343 domain-containing protein gives rise to the protein MRFWLKLALLVVGIFLLFAYYPKRPVAPCVKLGIDVLEERSFDILQQKNIGILTNNAGIDSKGVQTWKVLKNAPGVNLKAIFAPVHGLKGNFMSLETFFEDEVDDIPIYSVYASNSRPKDKWLQGLDAVVVDLQGIGTRFYNYWAFMIYVMAACFENNIEVIILDRPNPLGGHYVGGAPVDPENTSIWGPIPGMPLFHGMTIGELARYCKEIPEGITAHQQIVTGVIHSGLSISAETLRNGKLTVIPMEGWKRDMIWENTGLKWVQTSPNIPNLQSAHEYVVTAPMFLVTSSCEFDCCNFLRSEPDWEKRLPFHKFSSRYTVPQEIVQYVNELTKDRFSSGFSLKVDRKNPNLVEIKVTNIRKTIPGFLGFAMVAFAQRHTKFYFYNEDTLRVFGAHIGDNELLQKLVQMERIQIQYFEEKWKKSTAAFVEKTKPFYLYE
- a CDS encoding DUF1343 domain-containing protein, whose translation is MNSNSPVLTKLALCSLISITIYSQGSIASTAKFTAKATLSQVRTTAVSPNINKTAVIAARKKTLFGIDVLEEEKFSRIRRKNVGLLTNTSGIDHQGNSTAIVFAESKEFILKAVFFPEHDGMLAPQTLAHLRDKKIPTYCTHSDQTGRRTPEEAWLRGLDVMVIDLQGFGMRYYTYYASALYVMCACFNNRIPVLVLDRPNPLGNYLGGPSIADAYVSFLGPISGMPLFYPSTLGEFLNFIHKRGQTINIPCKTCAKPNCLHTVHCDASTLKKGDLKIVECKNYHRSDTLLDLDRYQKDSSLSLSPSIPNVASIFEYAITSLSTLVNQDTLGCLYFLTNPQDPKQSFKYVYSPYRDANSLLSAIKRYPDALKGCQLDVVTINDHGKSKNCIHVEVTDFKSTVPALLSLVLLSEIQEIVPDRDWNDFLKRQELRTPKNIDVIAAAKAHNLKKLPLMYQKELRKAKWDRLSDDPKVQQQKKALFCKHAGDMEFVAKFFNGESIDVDYFRKKWARESEAFLKELQKYEIKAYH
- a CDS encoding A/G-specific adenine glycosylase; protein product: MMDPQKIGIALVEWFRVHHRTMPWRTNSTIYHRLVSEFMLQQTQVATVIPYFNRWIEKFPTLEALAMAPENDVVKAWEGLGYYARARNLHKTAQNLVSQDRSFLGSWPQTVSEWEKLPGVGHYTARAIASIAQNQPIAVIDGNVIRVLCRLNAITQTFNSKDQALRCLDPLTQRYLPSNQSSTYNEAIMELGALICKPGTPLCGECPIVNVCLGYQNNLDLPHIPKFKKLTYIKKQVERIILIQNDAILLHRASSKRLHKIYELPVRDIFPVESLKKISFKQIGQIRRSIAKEHITEIIFEARDITDNYLPENTTYIPLNQIHAVTLSGPHRKWLNNYLKRNL